The Ignavibacteria bacterium genomic interval AGTGAAATCCTCAAGGGAGCCCTGAAAACAACTGACGTGGTCCTGCAGGTTGCCGCGGCAAGTGAGGAACAGTCCAGTGCCGCCGAACAGATATCCAAGAACATTGAGGGCATTTCCAGTGTAACTCAGCAGTCTGCCGCCGGAACTGAGCAGATTGCGCGTGCTGCAGAGGACTTAAACCGCCTTACGGTTAATCTACAGGAGATTGTAGCGGGCTTTAAGATTAACAGCGGCAATGAGAGGCAGTCTTCTAACGGATTTGTAGCAAAAAACAATAGTAAACTAATTAAGAAGTAAGGGGAATTAAAATGGAAAAGGCAGAAAACAAGGATGAAATACTTCAGCTCGTCAGCTTTAAGATAGGCAATGAAGAGTTCGGAGTGAACATACTGAAGGTTCAGGAAATTATCAGGATGATAGAAATTACACAGATGCCTAATTCACCCGAATTTGTTGACGGTGTAATTAACCTGAGGGGAAGGGTAATACCTGTTATTAGCTTAAGAAAGAAGCTGGGGCTTCAGAGAATTGAGCACGACAGGAATTCCAGGACAATTGTAGTTGAAATCTGCGGCAGGACCGTGGGCTTTATTGTTGACAGCGTAAGCGAGGTGCTGCGCATTCCGGTAAATATTACTGAGGCGCCGCCTGCAATTGCTGCCGGCATAAATTCAGATTACATCACCTCTATTGCAAGGCTTGAAGACAGGCTTCTGATACTGCTCGACCTTGAAAAGGCGCTGCTGGGTGAAGAAAAAGAGCAGCTGCAGGAACTGGTAAATTAGTGATATGAAACCCTGGCCTTAAAGCCGGGTAATAGTTTTGTGCTTAAGGCGTGAACATAAAAAGGCAGACCGTGGTCTGCCTTCTTTATTTTGAATTTGCCTTTTAAG includes:
- a CDS encoding purine-binding chemotaxis protein CheW, which codes for MEKAENKDEILQLVSFKIGNEEFGVNILKVQEIIRMIEITQMPNSPEFVDGVINLRGRVIPVISLRKKLGLQRIEHDRNSRTIVVEICGRTVGFIVDSVSEVLRIPVNITEAPPAIAAGINSDYITSIARLEDRLLILLDLEKALLGEEKEQLQELVN